From a single Chloroflexota bacterium genomic region:
- a CDS encoding alpha/beta fold hydrolase, whose translation MLADLVEVTTPEGITLSGAYFAPIGTGRTGSVDAILFFHGDSGNFYSSLYLELGQRMAERGIAFLTGNRRGHDHVANGVRGGALAGYAFESVDDSRADFGAWLGLLRERGHQRIAIGGHSGGAVRATYAQAKERFANVVAVIPVSPGEYDHEGIIALHGDDFLTPFRDSERNIAQGRPDTLLRPGVPWGSTWSARAFVDCFNPDNRYSVTTHAANTGCPTLFIFGSEECAIGGTQELPVCGAAHRSLAAANYPHTQVRQIPGASHGYADREEKLFEAMSEWLDGV comes from the coding sequence ATGCTTGCGGACTTGGTCGAAGTTACGACACCCGAAGGAATAACGCTGTCGGGCGCATACTTCGCGCCTATCGGCACGGGACGAACCGGCTCGGTGGACGCTATCCTATTCTTTCACGGCGACAGCGGCAACTTCTACAGCAGCCTTTACCTAGAACTGGGGCAGCGCATGGCAGAGCGCGGCATTGCCTTTCTGACAGGCAACCGTCGTGGACACGACCATGTTGCGAACGGCGTGCGTGGAGGTGCGCTCGCCGGCTACGCCTTCGAGTCGGTCGATGACTCGCGCGCGGACTTCGGCGCTTGGCTGGGCTTGCTGCGAGAGCGTGGACACCAACGCATAGCCATCGGCGGGCATAGCGGCGGCGCGGTGCGAGCGACATACGCGCAGGCAAAAGAGCGGTTCGCTAATGTGGTAGCGGTCATTCCGGTGTCGCCCGGTGAGTACGACCACGAAGGCATAATTGCCTTGCATGGCGACGATTTCCTGACGCCATTTCGAGATTCCGAGCGAAACATCGCACAAGGTCGTCCGGACACGCTGCTACGCCCCGGCGTCCCTTGGGGATCGACTTGGAGCGCGCGCGCCTTCGTCGATTGCTTCAACCCCGACAACCGCTACAGCGTAACCACGCACGCTGCCAACACCGGCTGCCCAACGCTCTTCATATTCGGCTCCGAAGAGTGCGCCATAGGCGGCACGCAAGAGCTCCCCGTCTGCGGCGCAGCCCACCGCAGCCTAGCAGCCGCCAACTACCCTCATACTCAAGTCCGACAAATCCCCGGTGCCAGCCACGGCTACGCGGACCGCGAAGAGAAGCTGTTCGAAGCGATGTCGGAGTGGCTAGACGGGGTGTAA
- a CDS encoding alpha/beta hydrolase: MPFYERGSTRIYYEEVGSGFPLLIIPGGGLNSTIAGLDTAVPFNPMHTYKDDFRCIAADLRNADLGQSGGPLEIDRPWDAYSDDQLGLMDHLGIGEFLVMGFCIGGPMIHNLLRLAPERIVAAALMQPSGFNPDAPDIFYQNNTARWGPPLCERRPEVTMDAVHEFLTSMYTSRADFVFTVDRDFVRNLKTPLLVAPDNVPAHPYECAMEVASLAPNAEVTIFPWKDTQQHIDEVVSHARRFLKAHVPVATTS; this comes from the coding sequence ATGCCGTTCTACGAAAGAGGCTCCACTCGCATCTACTACGAAGAGGTCGGCTCCGGGTTCCCTTTGCTGATTATCCCCGGCGGCGGGCTGAACTCGACCATCGCAGGCTTGGACACGGCAGTGCCGTTCAACCCGATGCACACCTACAAGGACGACTTCCGCTGCATCGCCGCCGACCTGCGAAACGCCGATTTGGGGCAGTCGGGCGGTCCATTGGAAATCGACCGCCCGTGGGACGCATACTCCGACGACCAACTCGGTCTGATGGACCATCTCGGCATAGGCGAGTTCTTGGTGATGGGCTTTTGCATCGGCGGCCCCATGATCCACAACCTGCTCAGGTTGGCGCCGGAGCGCATTGTGGCGGCGGCGCTGATGCAGCCGAGCGGGTTCAATCCGGACGCGCCGGACATCTTTTACCAGAACAACACCGCGCGCTGGGGTCCGCCGCTATGCGAGAGACGTCCTGAAGTCACGATGGACGCGGTGCATGAGTTCCTGACCAGCATGTACACGAGCCGCGCCGACTTCGTGTTCACCGTTGACCGCGATTTCGTGCGCAACCTGAAGACGCCGCTGCTCGTCGCGCCGGACAACGTGCCCGCGCACCCATACGAGTGTGCGATGGAAGTCGCCAGCCTCGCGCCCAACGCCGAGGTAACGATATTCCCATGGAAAGATACGCAGCAGCACATCGACGAAGTAGTATCCCACGCCCGCCGCTTCCTAAAGGCGCACGTGCCGGTAGCCACGACTTCCTAG
- a CDS encoding AAA family ATPase translates to MPDNDTNTLNRIVNDLDANLMIEAGAGTGKTYALVSRVVALVKSGVRMQEIVAITFTVAAAAELSERIRSRLEQLADKDHPDNTSDILAEDLDEDSRERIKLAIEELDQATIQTIHGFASQLLREHPLDAGLPPGWIALDEVEASRLFAEHWDKWLDDTLAENTSVEPEVICALRYLLNSEVGAAKWRAVADALKDNCARLADKSVFEKLDLPELAHDTLRKLKELAAECKNPSDKLYGQLQGAIATVESVLAVADDVPAAAEVLRNGERVDYYRNVGSGANWQISTAEVRAEFRAIGQKFTATVYAALLLPFLHNLRQFALDYEQERKSGGVATFEDLLAWSRDLLRGDKSVREHLQSRYTRILIDEFQDTDPLQVEIAYYLAADPNAELDRHAWYELPLSPGRLFVVGDPKQSIYRFRGADLGVAELVERGGQLQKLTITKNRRSQKAIIDWVNAVFGANSLMTENAGIQAEYIDLERHDDIQQEEIGAAVRLFGEQKELNADTVRRLQARHVAGLIVRYATGGESGLDVYDKKLKSVRKAKLGDICILVRSRTGIEILTQTLEDSRIPYRLEGGSLLFDTQEVRDMLNCLKAIDDPYDEVAVVASLRSAAFACSDVELLDWRESGCGWNYTRQIPDDKRLDSPVRKAFDCLRSYHERRLTDGVSKLMADFVRDRRLDELDLAERRPRESWRRRHFLLEQARTMEYSHAVNPHSPPLTLNKFLDWVKMQQNENARISDLVVPDPDDDAVRIMTMHASKGLEFPIVILLGLNQSSNSGSSAVLFDNESSGAEVRFHKEIETPGYAALSDSEKEHEDAEAARLAYVAATRARDHLLVSMYHTNRESSSVIGKVAEFSSALQGQGHCTEEPEDPVGIAMLPTPSTDAVELTDYDAEQWGADRENANRQRIQPRAVTPSWIARIAVTDDATLPVEVEDKDPEPSSEQPSIRGRGGTAFGSALHAVLQEIVDIVSTRTPLPEGVSIDNLLDELDGEIIRSTEEHAESNGVAQSIGEIARLARMALRNPALQAALESPRMWAEVPVAAEIDSLAGPVVIEGIIDLLYQSADGEFVIVDYKSDYIADDVALKAKMKSYRWQGAAYAAAVQKASGQSIKDVQLLFVRRDEAQSIKDLDGLIARLPELLTVPKNV, encoded by the coding sequence ATGCCTGATAACGACACGAACACGCTCAATCGCATTGTGAACGACCTCGACGCCAATCTGATGATAGAGGCAGGGGCTGGAACGGGGAAGACATACGCCCTCGTGAGTCGCGTGGTTGCGTTGGTCAAATCCGGTGTGCGGATGCAGGAAATCGTGGCAATCACTTTCACGGTTGCAGCGGCAGCCGAACTGTCCGAACGCATACGCTCAAGGCTGGAGCAGCTGGCGGACAAGGACCATCCTGACAACACCAGCGACATCCTTGCAGAAGACCTGGACGAAGACTCGCGCGAACGCATTAAGCTGGCAATCGAGGAACTTGACCAAGCCACTATTCAGACAATCCACGGCTTTGCATCGCAGCTGCTCAGGGAACATCCTCTGGACGCAGGGCTGCCGCCGGGATGGATAGCGCTAGATGAAGTAGAAGCTTCGCGCCTGTTCGCAGAGCACTGGGACAAGTGGCTGGACGACACGCTGGCAGAGAATACATCGGTCGAACCGGAAGTTATCTGCGCGCTACGCTACCTGCTGAATAGCGAGGTAGGCGCTGCCAAATGGCGGGCTGTCGCGGATGCACTCAAGGACAACTGCGCGCGCCTAGCCGATAAGTCCGTCTTCGAGAAATTAGACCTGCCCGAGCTTGCACACGACACGCTGCGGAAACTCAAAGAACTGGCGGCAGAGTGCAAAAATCCTTCTGACAAACTTTACGGGCAGCTGCAAGGCGCTATCGCCACCGTTGAATCAGTCCTTGCAGTGGCTGATGATGTCCCGGCTGCGGCGGAAGTTCTGCGGAACGGCGAGCGAGTTGACTATTACAGAAATGTTGGAAGCGGAGCCAATTGGCAAATATCAACCGCAGAGGTGCGTGCCGAGTTCCGCGCGATTGGGCAGAAATTCACGGCGACAGTCTATGCTGCGCTTCTACTGCCGTTTCTGCACAATTTGCGGCAATTTGCCTTGGACTACGAGCAAGAGCGTAAATCCGGAGGCGTGGCGACATTTGAAGACTTGCTCGCATGGTCGCGCGACCTACTGCGCGGGGATAAATCCGTGCGGGAGCATCTTCAGAGTCGCTATACGCGGATATTGATAGACGAATTTCAGGACACTGACCCGCTGCAGGTGGAGATCGCATACTATCTAGCCGCCGACCCGAACGCGGAATTGGACAGGCATGCTTGGTACGAACTCCCGCTGTCTCCCGGAAGGCTGTTCGTCGTGGGAGACCCCAAGCAGTCCATCTACCGCTTTCGAGGCGCGGACCTCGGCGTGGCGGAGTTGGTAGAGAGGGGTGGGCAGCTGCAAAAGCTCACGATTACAAAGAACCGCCGCTCTCAAAAAGCCATAATTGATTGGGTGAACGCTGTGTTCGGCGCTAATAGCCTAATGACTGAAAATGCTGGCATACAGGCTGAATACATCGACCTAGAGCGTCACGACGATATTCAGCAGGAAGAAATCGGCGCTGCTGTGCGGCTGTTCGGCGAGCAAAAAGAGCTGAATGCCGATACTGTTCGACGGTTGCAGGCGCGCCATGTCGCCGGGCTGATAGTCAGATATGCCACCGGCGGGGAATCCGGTCTGGATGTGTACGACAAGAAGCTCAAGAGCGTTCGCAAGGCGAAGCTCGGCGACATCTGCATACTGGTACGGTCTCGAACTGGTATCGAAATTCTGACGCAAACGCTGGAAGATTCGCGCATACCATACCGATTAGAGGGCGGTTCCTTACTCTTCGACACTCAGGAAGTACGCGATATGCTCAACTGCCTAAAAGCCATAGACGATCCGTACGATGAGGTGGCGGTTGTGGCAAGTCTTCGCTCGGCCGCCTTCGCCTGCTCCGATGTAGAACTGCTGGATTGGCGAGAGTCCGGCTGCGGATGGAACTATACAAGGCAGATTCCCGACGATAAGCGTCTTGATTCGCCAGTCAGGAAGGCTTTCGATTGCTTGCGTAGTTACCATGAACGAAGGCTGACTGATGGCGTGTCCAAACTCATGGCGGACTTCGTTCGGGATAGGCGCTTGGACGAGCTAGACTTGGCGGAAAGGCGTCCTCGTGAGTCTTGGCGTCGGCGTCATTTCTTGTTGGAGCAGGCGCGGACTATGGAATACAGCCATGCCGTGAACCCGCATAGCCCGCCGCTGACGCTGAATAAGTTTTTGGATTGGGTGAAAATGCAGCAGAATGAGAACGCCAGAATTTCTGATTTGGTAGTCCCTGATCCTGACGACGACGCCGTGCGAATAATGACCATGCATGCCTCCAAGGGATTGGAATTTCCCATCGTCATTCTGCTCGGGCTTAACCAAAGCTCTAACAGTGGTTCGTCTGCCGTTCTGTTTGACAATGAGAGTAGTGGGGCGGAGGTCAGGTTTCACAAAGAAATCGAGACCCCGGGCTATGCAGCTTTAAGCGATTCCGAAAAGGAACACGAGGACGCCGAAGCCGCGCGACTAGCGTATGTCGCCGCTACTCGCGCACGAGATCATCTGCTGGTTAGCATGTATCACACCAATAGAGAAAGTAGCAGCGTCATTGGTAAGGTGGCAGAATTCAGTTCTGCCCTTCAAGGTCAAGGCCACTGCACTGAAGAACCTGAAGATCCCGTAGGCATTGCGATGCTGCCCACGCCTTCAACGGATGCCGTCGAACTTACCGATTACGATGCTGAGCAGTGGGGAGCAGACCGCGAAAACGCTAATCGGCAGAGGATACAGCCCCGCGCGGTTACACCATCTTGGATAGCCCGAATTGCCGTAACCGACGATGCTACACTGCCCGTAGAGGTCGAAGACAAGGACCCTGAGCCTAGCAGCGAGCAGCCCAGCATAAGGGGGCGTGGTGGCACAGCATTCGGCAGTGCGCTGCACGCGGTGCTTCAGGAGATCGTCGATATAGTCTCGACTCGGACCCCACTGCCTGAAGGCGTGTCGATTGATAATCTGCTTGATGAATTGGACGGCGAGATTATTCGATCGACTGAAGAACATGCCGAGTCGAACGGCGTAGCGCAAAGCATAGGCGAGATTGCACGGTTGGCTCGTATGGCGTTGCGCAACCCTGCATTGCAAGCCGCATTGGAATCGCCGCGAATGTGGGCGGAAGTCCCTGTCGCGGCGGAAATCGATTCTCTTGCCGGTCCAGTAGTGATAGAAGGTATCATCGACCTGCTTTATCAGAGCGCGGATGGCGAGTTCGTGATAGTGGACTACAAGTCGGACTACATCGCTGACGATGTCGCTTTGAAAGCCAAGATGAAAAGCTATCGGTGGCAGGGAGCCGCATACGCAGCGGCAGTCCAAAAGGCAAGCGGGCAGAGCATTAAGGATGTCCAGCTTCTTTTCGTCAGAAGGGACGAAGCTCAGTCCATCAAAGACCTAGACGGACTGATAGCACGGCTGCCAGAACTGTTAACCGTTCCAAAGAATGTGTGA
- a CDS encoding 3-oxoacyl-ACP reductase FabG, producing the protein MSLNGKVALVTGAARGMGRSIALRLASEGASIIATDINGGQVEQTSIDIRELGRDAIAVEADIGDIDDINRVVDEALSAFGRIDILVNNAGVTRFADIMDLTVEDWDRIHRVNARGVFFCLQRVAREMISSGDGGRIINIASIAGKGYSGTSNAAYAASKGAVISMTHIAAHQLGGYDINVNAICPGVTRTEMSQGSMIQRSQELGIPQEELEARRSAAIPIGRANEPEDIADMAAFLAGPGSRNITGQAFNVDGGLVMH; encoded by the coding sequence ATGTCTTTGAACGGCAAGGTGGCGCTGGTTACGGGCGCGGCTCGGGGGATGGGCAGGTCTATCGCGCTGCGGCTCGCCAGCGAAGGTGCGAGCATCATCGCCACGGACATCAACGGCGGGCAGGTCGAGCAGACTAGCATCGACATCCGCGAACTTGGGCGCGATGCCATCGCGGTCGAAGCGGATATTGGCGATATCGACGACATCAACCGCGTCGTCGATGAGGCGCTGAGCGCGTTCGGCCGCATCGACATTCTGGTGAACAACGCCGGCGTTACCCGTTTCGCGGACATTATGGACCTGACAGTGGAGGATTGGGACAGAATTCACCGCGTCAACGCGCGCGGCGTCTTCTTCTGCCTTCAGCGTGTCGCCCGCGAGATGATCAGCAGCGGCGACGGTGGCAGAATCATCAACATCGCATCCATCGCGGGCAAGGGCTATTCCGGCACTTCCAACGCTGCTTATGCTGCCAGCAAGGGCGCCGTAATCTCCATGACGCACATTGCCGCGCACCAGCTCGGCGGCTACGACATCAACGTGAACGCCATCTGCCCAGGCGTTACCCGCACGGAAATGTCGCAAGGCAGCATGATACAGCGGTCGCAAGAACTCGGCATCCCGCAGGAAGAATTGGAAGCGCGGCGGAGCGCCGCCATCCCGATTGGCCGCGCAAACGAGCCCGAAGACATTGCGGACATGGCGGCGTTCTTGGCAGGTCCCGGCTCGCGCAACATCACCGGACAGGCGTTCAACGTGGACGGTGGCTTGGTGATGCACTAG
- a CDS encoding MFS transporter, producing MPVMRNRDLRVLMSASFFDAIGFMGEQVIIGWLVLELTDDPRMVGVALALRMAPLFFLGIPAGAIADMVDRRTLIRLLNMVMALLMVGIGALIYIELLQVWHLLAFAVAGGCVSAMHQAARQSFAFDVVGRENLVSGLAYVGLGMRLGGLAGAVAAGYLIDGPGAHMAYWMLASGYIVSTLLLSLIRSPGQAASRSRQPILQILREFIDELRRNKPLRMLVIIVAATETLGFSSGAALPSLARDVLDVGAEGLGWLNGFRSGGAVVGIMLLSLFGEVGRKGVLLLLNLMVFGAALLLLGQSSAISSFLLDGAASVQAYTILGQSTAFIIALVATGIIGGAMALSDIFSQSMMQNIVPNEQRGRAMGAWVVGIGTAPIGNLQVGWLTAAIGVGVALSANGVALALVGVGIFAFYGRMRRM from the coding sequence TTGCCCGTGATGCGTAACCGCGACTTGCGCGTGCTGATGTCCGCGTCGTTCTTCGACGCCATCGGCTTCATGGGCGAGCAGGTTATCATCGGCTGGCTGGTGCTGGAACTCACCGACGACCCGCGTATGGTCGGCGTCGCGCTTGCGCTGCGGATGGCGCCGCTATTCTTTCTCGGCATTCCCGCCGGCGCAATCGCAGACATGGTTGACCGCCGCACGCTCATACGCCTGCTGAACATGGTCATGGCGCTGCTCATGGTGGGCATCGGCGCGCTCATCTACATTGAACTGCTGCAAGTCTGGCATCTGCTGGCGTTCGCCGTCGCGGGCGGCTGCGTCAGCGCGATGCACCAGGCGGCGCGGCAGAGCTTTGCCTTCGATGTCGTAGGCCGGGAAAATCTCGTCAGCGGGCTTGCATACGTTGGGCTTGGCATGCGCTTGGGCGGCCTTGCGGGCGCGGTTGCGGCGGGCTATCTCATTGACGGCCCCGGCGCGCACATGGCGTACTGGATGCTCGCGAGCGGCTATATCGTCTCTACACTGCTGCTGAGTCTCATACGCTCGCCCGGGCAGGCGGCGTCTCGCTCGCGCCAGCCGATATTGCAGATATTGCGCGAGTTCATCGACGAGCTTCGCCGCAATAAGCCCCTGCGAATGCTGGTCATCATCGTCGCGGCGACTGAGACGCTGGGCTTTTCCAGTGGCGCGGCGCTGCCGAGCCTCGCGCGCGACGTGCTGGATGTGGGTGCGGAAGGTCTCGGCTGGCTGAACGGCTTCCGAAGCGGCGGCGCGGTCGTCGGCATAATGCTGCTGTCGCTGTTCGGCGAAGTCGGGCGTAAGGGAGTGCTGCTGCTGCTAAACCTGATGGTATTCGGCGCGGCGCTGCTGCTGCTGGGGCAGTCGTCCGCAATCTCCTCTTTCCTGCTTGACGGTGCCGCGAGCGTGCAGGCTTACACAATACTTGGGCAGTCGACCGCCTTCATCATCGCGCTCGTGGCAACGGGAATCATAGGCGGCGCGATGGCGTTGTCCGACATCTTCTCGCAGAGCATGATGCAGAACATCGTCCCCAACGAGCAGCGCGGGCGCGCGATGGGCGCGTGGGTAGTGGGCATCGGCACCGCGCCCATAGGCAACTTGCAAGTGGGATGGCTGACGGCGGCGATTGGCGTTGGCGTCGCGCTCAGCGCCAACGGCGTCGCGCTCGCTCTGGTCGGCGTGGGTATCTTTGCTTTCTACGGCAGGATGCGCCGCATGTAG
- a CDS encoding GYD domain-containing protein encodes MPKYLFQASYTQEGLQGLLKEGGTQRREVVANLAAALGGSVEAFYYAFGDHDIYVIADLPDDATATAASLVVGASGAGSVKTTVLIPPETVDDATAKAVNYRPPAS; translated from the coding sequence ATGCCGAAGTATCTGTTTCAAGCGTCGTACACGCAAGAGGGTCTGCAAGGCCTATTGAAAGAGGGAGGCACTCAACGGCGCGAGGTTGTGGCTAACCTTGCCGCAGCCTTGGGTGGAAGCGTAGAGGCTTTCTATTACGCTTTCGGGGACCACGACATATATGTAATTGCGGACTTGCCGGATGACGCGACCGCCACCGCGGCGTCCCTCGTAGTGGGAGCTTCGGGCGCGGGCAGTGTCAAGACGACCGTGCTCATTCCGCCGGAGACTGTGGATGATGCGACCGCCAAGGCGGTGAACTACAGACCGCCAGCGAGCTGA
- a CDS encoding AAA family ATPase: protein MVSRRQDGRVGNVAEQILDGLNDNQREAVTAIDGPLLIVAGPGSGKTRVITHRIAYLVRVVGIAPYRIAAVTFTNKAAREMRQRLVPLLGQAAEQLTASTFHAFCANVLRREGEHIGLDRDFVIYDDADQMALVKRALIELELDPKRFPPRSILSGISGAKSELLGPDGLAHRSGSYWDEIIVRTYERYEDLLRQCSAVDFDDLILRTYQLFERVPDVASKYQERYVHFMVDEFQDTNIAQYAIAKQLSRHHLNICVVGDPDQSIYTWRNADIRNILSFQNDYPKAKLIALEENYRSTQTILDAARSLIASNTQRVEKDLWTRNGEGVPITIAEGYDEEEEAQFVIREIQHLTRNSEAVVGRKPSGVGLGDIAVMYRVNAQSRALEEACLRYGVPYQVVGGMKFYQRQEVKDIIAYLRLIANPDDDVSLNRVINLPTRGIGQRTLDHLARTARDAGTSQFTVIQSLSGDAQRDQAMPADALSGESIAMQSPAISPFTARAKTALIAFGNIVGGIAAERDNMDLLDIIDAVLERSGYQRWLLSQERGEERMENIQEFRASAREFLYVGREEALTAFLESVSLVADVDSMEERADAITLITLHQAKGLEFPVVFMVGMEEGLLPHSRSVDDPTQLEEERRLCYVGVTRAKERLYLLRAFRRGFRGGSEPGMPSRFLLDIPQELQAAPSQPKRPGAGNRGSTSRRARTPNGTQTSLAASDERRRESTGRSQNATTPSAGTRQSGNQRVSGNRTTAQRSANPTPTRRFGRAPSVPGQRPIRGGNTAPSSPHLTTGDKVMHKVFGEGIVTECKPTGNDFEVTVAFRDGAGIKRLLLGMAPIEKLD, encoded by the coding sequence ATGGTTTCACGCAGACAGGACGGGCGCGTCGGAAACGTCGCAGAGCAGATACTTGACGGGCTGAACGACAATCAACGAGAAGCCGTAACCGCCATTGACGGCCCCCTGCTCATCGTAGCCGGACCCGGCAGCGGCAAGACGCGCGTTATCACGCATCGCATCGCCTATCTGGTGCGTGTTGTGGGCATCGCGCCGTATCGTATCGCAGCCGTGACATTCACGAACAAGGCCGCTCGCGAGATGCGCCAACGGCTCGTTCCGCTGCTAGGTCAAGCGGCAGAGCAGCTGACCGCGTCCACATTCCACGCCTTCTGCGCGAATGTGCTGCGACGCGAGGGCGAACACATCGGGCTTGACCGCGATTTCGTCATATACGACGACGCCGACCAGATGGCGCTCGTTAAACGCGCGCTCATAGAACTCGAACTCGACCCAAAACGATTCCCGCCGCGCTCCATCCTGTCCGGCATCTCCGGCGCCAAAAGCGAGCTGTTAGGCCCCGACGGCTTGGCGCATCGCTCCGGCAGCTACTGGGACGAGATTATTGTTCGCACCTACGAGCGCTACGAAGACCTGCTGCGCCAGTGCTCGGCGGTCGATTTCGACGACCTGATACTGCGCACATATCAGCTTTTCGAGCGCGTGCCGGATGTCGCCAGCAAGTATCAGGAACGCTATGTCCACTTTATGGTGGACGAGTTCCAAGACACGAACATCGCCCAGTACGCCATCGCCAAGCAGCTCTCGCGGCATCACCTGAATATCTGCGTAGTGGGCGACCCTGACCAGTCCATCTACACCTGGCGCAACGCCGACATCCGCAACATCTTGAGCTTTCAAAACGACTATCCAAAGGCGAAACTCATCGCGTTGGAGGAAAATTACCGCTCCACACAGACGATACTCGACGCGGCGCGCAGTCTCATCGCGTCCAACACGCAGCGCGTGGAAAAGGACTTGTGGACGCGCAACGGCGAGGGCGTGCCCATCACCATCGCCGAAGGATACGACGAAGAGGAAGAGGCACAGTTCGTCATCAGGGAAATACAGCATCTGACGCGCAATTCGGAAGCCGTTGTCGGGCGCAAGCCGTCCGGCGTCGGGCTTGGCGACATCGCGGTAATGTACCGCGTGAACGCGCAATCGCGCGCGCTGGAAGAGGCTTGCTTGCGCTACGGCGTACCGTATCAGGTCGTAGGCGGTATGAAATTCTACCAGCGGCAAGAGGTCAAGGACATCATCGCCTACCTGCGCCTAATCGCCAATCCGGACGACGATGTTAGCCTCAACCGCGTCATCAACCTGCCCACGCGCGGCATTGGCCAGCGCACGCTCGACCATCTGGCGCGCACCGCAAGGGACGCCGGCACATCACAGTTCACGGTCATTCAGTCGTTGTCCGGAGACGCGCAGCGCGATCAAGCAATGCCGGCAGATGCGCTATCCGGCGAAAGCATAGCGATGCAGTCGCCCGCCATCAGCCCGTTCACGGCGCGCGCGAAGACTGCCTTGATAGCGTTCGGAAACATCGTAGGCGGCATCGCGGCAGAGCGCGACAACATGGACTTGCTGGACATCATCGATGCCGTGTTGGAGCGCAGCGGCTACCAACGCTGGCTGCTGTCCCAAGAGCGCGGCGAAGAGCGTATGGAGAACATCCAAGAGTTCCGCGCGTCCGCCCGCGAATTTTTGTATGTCGGAAGGGAAGAGGCGCTGACCGCGTTCTTGGAGAGCGTTAGCTTGGTCGCCGATGTGGACAGCATGGAAGAGCGTGCGGACGCCATCACGCTGATAACTCTGCACCAGGCGAAGGGTTTAGAGTTCCCGGTGGTGTTCATGGTCGGCATGGAAGAGGGCTTACTGCCGCACTCGCGCTCGGTGGATGACCCCACGCAGTTGGAAGAGGAGCGCCGCCTGTGCTATGTGGGCGTTACGCGCGCGAAAGAGCGGCTCTACTTGTTGCGAGCGTTCCGGCGAGGATTCCGAGGCGGCTCGGAGCCGGGCATGCCCTCGCGCTTCCTGCTAGATATACCGCAGGAGCTGCAAGCCGCGCCGTCGCAGCCCAAGCGCCCGGGCGCAGGCAATCGCGGCTCGACCAGCCGCCGGGCAAGAACACCCAACGGGACGCAGACTTCGCTTGCCGCATCGGACGAAAGACGTCGCGAAAGCACAGGACGCAGCCAAAATGCCACTACACCGTCCGCAGGCACGCGGCAGTCTGGCAACCAACGAGTTAGCGGCAACCGTACAACCGCCCAGCGCTCCGCCAACCCAACACCAACACGAAGGTTCGGCAGAGCGCCGAGCGTCCCGGGTCAGCGCCCCATTCGCGGCGGCAACACTGCGCCATCATCCCCACACCTAACCACTGGCGACAAAGTAATGCACAAAGTCTTCGGCGAGGGCATAGTAACCGAGTGCAAACCAACCGGCAACGACTTCGAAGTAACCGTAGCCTTCCGAGACGGCGCCGGCATCAAGCGCCTCCTATTGGGCATGGCGCCAATAGAGAAGCTGGACTGA
- a CDS encoding response regulator transcription factor, producing the protein MVVDDHELVRIGLRAVAESEKDIAVIGEYSNAESALENVERLHLDVVMMGIRMVGMDGIHACRHIRNRLPEVKVVILTSQIDEDTIVASIVAGASGYLLKNTDVRALLLAVRIVAKGESLLHPAVTQRVLDRLKDMVNDQDASGQDEQPDGVSELLSERENEVFALIVEGCTNKEIASRLLITENTARNHVSHILQKLGVRRRGQVALFRP; encoded by the coding sequence TTGGTAGTTGACGACCACGAACTGGTGAGAATCGGGCTGAGGGCTGTCGCAGAATCTGAAAAAGACATAGCAGTTATCGGTGAGTACAGCAACGCCGAGTCAGCACTGGAGAATGTGGAAAGGCTTCACCTGGATGTCGTCATGATGGGCATACGAATGGTCGGAATGGACGGCATCCACGCCTGCCGCCACATTCGCAACCGTCTTCCCGAGGTAAAGGTGGTCATTCTGACTTCTCAGATCGACGAGGACACTATTGTGGCGTCGATTGTGGCAGGAGCGTCAGGCTACCTACTGAAGAATACCGATGTCCGTGCACTTCTTCTGGCGGTGCGGATAGTTGCAAAAGGAGAATCGCTTCTCCACCCCGCAGTGACGCAGAGGGTGCTTGATAGACTGAAAGACATGGTTAATGACCAGGATGCCTCTGGACAAGATGAACAGCCTGATGGAGTATCCGAGTTATTGTCTGAACGGGAGAATGAAGTGTTTGCCCTGATTGTGGAAGGGTGTACAAACAAGGAAATCGCGAGTCGGCTACTTATCACCGAGAATACGGCGCGCAACCATGTGAGCCATATCTTGCAAAAATTGGGAGTGCGCCGGCGCGGGCAGGTGGCGCTGTTCCGCCCGTAG